From the Deinococcus misasensis DSM 22328 genome, one window contains:
- a CDS encoding aldehyde dehydrogenase (NADP(+)) produces the protein MIHGINPVSGERLEGVPFTSAAELEQVFERARAAVLPYGKLHKDQKAQFLRQIAEELELLREEITLSGHLETALPMARMQGELTRTTTQLKMFADLVQDGSWVDARIDPALPERNPPRPDIRSMYTPLGVVGVFGASNFPLAFSVAGGDTASALAAGCPVIVKGHNAHPKTGFLAGQAISRAVQKCKLPEGVFSLIYGPDNQIGEKLVTHPAVKAIGFTGSRQGGLSLLKLAQSRPEPIPVYAEMSSINPLVVFPEAMHERPEQLAQGLFGSFTLGSGQFCTNPGLVFIPAGSQVFLDTLKTLVEGSGAHHLLTSGIQDHYLKGTQIHGQLEGVKVLASGAGEVAAQVFLVEAANWQDSLQNEVFGPSTVLCVYQDLAEVEKILHRLEGQLTATAHIADADLPALEHLLPALQNRAGRVVVNGFPTGVEVCAAMVHGGPHPATSDPRSTSVGTRAILRFTRLSCFQDLPDSLLPPELQEANPYQIARLREGKPE, from the coding sequence GTGATTCACGGCATCAACCCGGTCAGTGGGGAGCGTCTGGAAGGGGTTCCCTTCACATCTGCAGCAGAACTGGAACAGGTGTTTGAACGGGCCAGGGCCGCAGTTCTGCCTTATGGAAAGCTGCACAAAGACCAGAAAGCCCAGTTCCTGAGGCAAATTGCTGAAGAACTGGAACTCCTGCGCGAGGAAATCACCCTCAGCGGGCATCTGGAAACCGCCCTGCCCATGGCCCGCATGCAGGGTGAACTGACCCGCACCACCACCCAGCTGAAGATGTTTGCCGATCTGGTGCAAGACGGAAGCTGGGTGGATGCCCGCATTGATCCAGCCCTGCCAGAGCGCAATCCTCCCAGACCGGACATCCGCAGCATGTACACGCCGCTCGGGGTGGTGGGGGTGTTTGGGGCGAGCAATTTTCCGCTGGCTTTTTCGGTGGCCGGTGGGGACACTGCAAGTGCTCTGGCCGCAGGTTGCCCGGTGATTGTCAAAGGCCACAATGCCCATCCGAAAACCGGATTTCTGGCCGGACAGGCCATTTCAAGGGCAGTGCAAAAATGCAAGCTGCCCGAGGGGGTCTTCAGCCTGATTTACGGACCAGACAACCAGATCGGGGAAAAGCTGGTCACCCATCCTGCAGTCAAGGCCATTGGTTTTACCGGATCAAGGCAAGGGGGACTCTCCCTCTTGAAGCTGGCCCAGAGCCGCCCTGAACCCATTCCGGTCTACGCCGAAATGAGCAGCATCAACCCTCTGGTGGTTTTCCCTGAAGCCATGCATGAACGGCCAGAGCAACTGGCACAGGGGCTTTTTGGATCTTTCACGCTGGGGTCTGGGCAGTTTTGCACCAATCCCGGTCTGGTGTTCATTCCGGCAGGTTCGCAGGTGTTTCTGGACACCCTGAAAACGCTGGTAGAAGGCTCTGGAGCCCATCATCTGCTGACTTCTGGTATTCAGGACCATTACCTGAAAGGCACACAAATCCATGGCCAATTGGAGGGCGTGAAGGTGCTGGCTTCAGGGGCAGGTGAGGTGGCTGCACAGGTGTTTTTGGTGGAGGCCGCAAACTGGCAAGACAGCCTGCAAAACGAGGTTTTTGGTCCCAGCACGGTACTGTGTGTTTATCAGGATCTTGCTGAAGTGGAAAAGATTCTGCATAGGCTGGAAGGCCAATTGACCGCCACGGCGCACATTGCAGATGCAGATTTGCCTGCTCTGGAGCACCTTTTGCCTGCACTGCAAAACCGGGCTGGACGGGTGGTGGTCAATGGTTTCCCAACGGGCGTGGAGGTCTGCGCTGCGATGGTCCATGGTGGGCCTCATCCCGCCACTTCAGACCCGAGAAGCACTTCGGTGGGCACTCGGGCCATTTTGAGGTTTACGCGCCTGAGCTGTTTTCAGGACCTCCCGGACAGCCTTTTGCCCCCAGAGCTTCAAGAGGCCAACCCTTACCAGATTGCAAGGCTCAGGGAAGGCAAACCGGAGTAG
- a CDS encoding proline racemase family protein, with translation MHSKEAGQMEVAFIDSHTGGEPTRVVVDAPLDLGTGSLFEKREQFKTQHDPFRRAVCNEPRASDTFVGALLLPPEDEKAVAGVIFFNNVGVLGMCGHGTIGVIRTLQHMGRIGPGTHLLDTPVGQVRTILHEDGRVTVQNVAAHRHQKQVQVEVEGHGTITGDVAYGGNWFFLISDSPVAVEFQHLEKLTEFTCKVREALEKHGISGKDGATIDHIEVFGPSDLANSRNFVLCPGKAYDRSPCGTGTSAKLACLQADGKLQEGEIWKQESIIGSVFEGSYRLQDGQVMPSITGTAFVNMKGVLVLDELDPFCWGILN, from the coding sequence ATGCACAGCAAGGAGGCAGGTCAAATGGAAGTGGCTTTCATCGATTCCCACACAGGCGGCGAACCCACACGGGTGGTTGTGGATGCCCCTTTAGATCTGGGCACAGGTTCGCTTTTTGAGAAACGCGAGCAGTTCAAAACCCAGCATGATCCCTTTCGGCGTGCCGTGTGCAATGAGCCCCGAGCCTCTGACACTTTTGTAGGGGCTTTGCTGTTGCCTCCAGAAGATGAAAAAGCCGTTGCAGGTGTGATCTTTTTCAACAATGTGGGGGTGCTCGGGATGTGCGGGCATGGGACCATTGGTGTGATTCGCACTTTGCAGCACATGGGGAGAATTGGGCCGGGCACCCACCTGTTGGACACCCCGGTTGGGCAGGTCCGCACCATCCTGCATGAAGATGGACGGGTGACCGTGCAAAACGTTGCAGCACATCGGCACCAGAAACAGGTCCAAGTGGAGGTGGAAGGGCATGGAACCATCACTGGTGATGTGGCTTACGGTGGAAACTGGTTTTTCCTGATTTCTGACAGCCCTGTTGCAGTGGAATTCCAACATCTGGAAAAATTGACCGAATTCACCTGCAAAGTCCGTGAGGCTCTGGAAAAACACGGGATCTCTGGCAAGGATGGGGCCACCATCGACCACATTGAAGTTTTTGGCCCGAGCGATCTTGCCAACAGCAGAAACTTCGTGCTGTGCCCCGGAAAAGCCTATGACCGCAGCCCTTGCGGGACCGGAACCAGTGCCAAACTGGCCTGTTTGCAAGCCGATGGGAAACTGCAAGAAGGAGAAATCTGGAAACAGGAAAGCATCATCGGCAGTGTGTTTGAAGGGTCTTACCGCTTGCAGGACGGTCAGGTGATGCCCTCCATCACCGGAACCGCCTTTGTGAACATGAAAGGCGTGCTGGTGCTGGATGAACTGGATCCTTTCTGCTGGGGGATTTTGAACTGA
- a CDS encoding helix-turn-helix domain-containing protein: protein MDPKVRGLIQIPLPALEAIFDRTPDTVFFVKDPQGRYLSVNQTLLERVGFRYPHELIGKTPIEVFPASLGAGFAEQDQQVLSGEPLFDQLELHLYASGGAGWCITHKFPLQHETGEVWGMVGISRDLGVPDLSGSVYAEVAKAVQHIQNQYMEPLTLQDLADVAGITVNKLERQIKKIFGIATYQLLLKVRIEQAARLLKTTRDSTAQIALLCGFYDQSAFSKQFKAALGMTPSQYRAHHA from the coding sequence ATGGACCCCAAAGTTCGTGGTTTGATACAAATCCCCCTCCCTGCACTTGAAGCGATTTTTGACCGCACGCCCGACACCGTGTTTTTCGTCAAAGATCCTCAGGGACGCTACCTGTCAGTCAACCAGACTTTGTTGGAACGGGTGGGATTTCGCTATCCGCATGAACTGATCGGCAAAACCCCCATCGAGGTGTTCCCGGCTTCTCTGGGTGCAGGTTTTGCAGAGCAGGACCAGCAAGTGCTCTCTGGCGAACCCCTGTTTGACCAGTTGGAACTCCACCTGTATGCATCAGGAGGAGCAGGATGGTGCATCACCCACAAGTTTCCCCTTCAGCATGAAACAGGGGAGGTTTGGGGAATGGTCGGGATTTCCAGAGACCTCGGGGTTCCAGACCTTTCAGGGAGTGTGTATGCAGAGGTGGCGAAGGCCGTGCAGCACATTCAGAACCAGTACATGGAGCCCCTGACCTTGCAAGACCTTGCCGATGTGGCAGGCATCACCGTGAACAAACTGGAACGCCAGATCAAAAAGATTTTTGGCATCGCCACCTATCAGCTTTTGTTGAAGGTCCGCATCGAACAGGCGGCCAGATTGCTCAAAACCACCAGAGACAGCACCGCACAGATTGCTTTGTTGTGTGGATTTTACGACCAGAGCGCATTTTCCAAGCAGTTCAAGGCAGCCCTCGGGATGACGCCCAGCCAATACCGTGCCCACCACGCCTGA
- a CDS encoding dihydrodipicolinate synthase family protein, whose product MNFKGVIPAITTPFHEDLSVDFDFLKSHIQWMLEKGCTGITALGSLGESATLTFDEKVQILKACVEAAGDKPVVAGIAALSTREAVQLAQEAERVGCQGLMVLPPYVYSSSWEEMKFHVSSVIGATSLDCMLYNNPIAYKTDFLPEEMAELCADHPNLVAVKESSADVRRVTAIRALLQDRLTILVGVDDLLVEGVAAGATGWIAGLVNAFPEESVRLYDLSMQGQWEEARKIYEWFLPLLRLDTVLKFVQYIKFVQEKVGMGSARVRPPRLELTPEEAEYTRGLLQTALENRPVVGA is encoded by the coding sequence ATGAATTTCAAAGGCGTCATTCCGGCCATCACCACCCCTTTTCACGAAGACCTCTCTGTGGATTTTGATTTCCTGAAATCCCACATCCAGTGGATGCTGGAAAAAGGCTGCACGGGCATCACCGCTCTGGGTTCTCTGGGGGAAAGTGCCACCCTGACTTTTGATGAAAAAGTGCAGATTCTCAAAGCCTGTGTGGAAGCTGCAGGAGACAAACCTGTGGTGGCAGGCATCGCGGCCCTCTCCACCAGAGAAGCCGTCCAACTGGCGCAGGAAGCCGAAAGGGTGGGCTGTCAGGGCCTGATGGTGCTTCCCCCTTACGTGTACTCCTCTTCGTGGGAAGAGATGAAATTTCACGTTTCAAGCGTGATTGGGGCGACCTCTCTGGACTGCATGCTGTACAACAACCCCATCGCCTACAAAACCGACTTTCTGCCTGAAGAAATGGCGGAGTTGTGTGCAGACCACCCCAATCTGGTGGCGGTCAAAGAGTCAAGCGCAGATGTGCGCCGGGTGACGGCCATCCGTGCCCTGCTCCAAGACCGTTTGACCATCTTGGTGGGGGTGGATGACCTTTTGGTGGAAGGAGTCGCAGCAGGGGCCACCGGATGGATTGCCGGTCTGGTCAACGCTTTCCCAGAGGAATCCGTGCGCCTGTATGACCTTTCGATGCAGGGCCAGTGGGAGGAAGCCCGCAAAATCTACGAATGGTTTCTGCCCCTCCTGAGGCTGGACACCGTGCTCAAATTCGTGCAGTACATCAAGTTTGTGCAGGAGAAGGTCGGCATGGGATCGGCCCGGGTGCGCCCCCCAAGACTGGAACTCACCCCAGAGGAGGCCGAATACACCAGAGGCCTGTTGCAAACCGCTCTGGAAAACCGGCCTGTGGTGGGCGCGTGA
- a CDS encoding NAD(P)/FAD-dependent oxidoreductase, which yields MWDALVVGGGIVGAACAHRLAQGGLKVLVLEASCMGGGATAAGMGHIVVMDDNVPEFALTHFSQTLWDRLDLPEDAERVHTGTLWVAEDDEEMDGATRKQAGYLERGLRADLIGAQQLHNIEPHLRSGLQGGLLVKNDSVVYPPRMAAFLLELSGAEVKTCEVSEVLDHGVKLTSGETLNARHVVLAAGVKSAELFPELPIRPRKGHLAITDRMSGFVHHQLVELSYLKSAHGVSRDSVAFNVQPRSTGQVLIGSSRQFEAPDKRVDFDILGRMLRRATHFMPDLRQALVTRIWTGYRAATPDSLPLIGPYPARKGLILATGHEGLGITTSLGTAELVHAFVTESNFPINPAPYLPTREVHHA from the coding sequence ATGTGGGACGCTCTGGTGGTGGGAGGAGGCATCGTGGGTGCAGCCTGCGCCCACCGTCTGGCACAAGGCGGCCTGAAAGTGCTGGTGCTGGAAGCCTCCTGCATGGGAGGCGGAGCCACTGCTGCAGGAATGGGCCACATTGTGGTGATGGACGACAACGTGCCCGAGTTTGCCCTGACCCATTTCTCGCAAACGCTGTGGGACCGTCTGGACCTTCCTGAAGACGCAGAGCGGGTACACACAGGAACCCTCTGGGTGGCCGAAGACGATGAGGAAATGGACGGTGCAACCCGCAAGCAGGCCGGTTATCTGGAACGGGGTTTGAGGGCCGATTTGATTGGAGCCCAGCAGCTCCATAACATCGAACCCCACCTGCGCTCTGGGCTTCAGGGTGGCTTGCTGGTGAAAAACGACAGCGTGGTCTATCCGCCCAGAATGGCCGCTTTCCTGCTGGAACTGTCGGGGGCAGAAGTCAAAACCTGTGAAGTCTCCGAAGTGCTGGACCATGGGGTGAAATTGACCTCTGGCGAAACCCTGAACGCTCGTCATGTGGTTTTGGCTGCGGGTGTCAAAAGCGCTGAACTGTTTCCTGAATTGCCCATCCGTCCCCGAAAGGGCCATCTGGCCATCACCGACCGGATGTCAGGGTTTGTGCACCATCAACTGGTCGAGCTTTCTTACCTGAAAAGTGCCCACGGGGTCTCCAGAGACAGCGTGGCTTTCAATGTACAGCCCAGAAGCACCGGACAGGTGTTGATCGGGTCCAGCAGGCAGTTTGAGGCCCCGGACAAACGGGTGGATTTTGACATTCTGGGCCGGATGTTGCGAAGGGCCACCCACTTCATGCCTGACCTCAGGCAAGCCCTGGTGACGCGCATCTGGACCGGGTACCGTGCAGCCACCCCGGACAGCCTTCCTTTGATCGGCCCATATCCTGCAAGAAAAGGACTGATTCTGGCCACAGGACATGAAGGATTGGGCATCACCACTTCTCTGGGAACCGCTGAACTGGTCCATGCCTTTGTGACCGAGTCCAATTTCCCCATCAACCCTGCCCCTTACCTCCCGACCCGAGAGGTGCACCATGCCTAA
- a CDS encoding alpha-glucosidase — MKRSQRTILLTVGALLVGAGAYYAMNTALDLYAQRQIQGDLFNTLEKQRISLGQFLVQWDGSSLKVTHALAPERTLFSTLPHQGFIAAAIGEETVTHSRGSFSITDQRFNTCRDQTLKQVVHNGGYALFQGKLRCAGGGQVPYELAFALKSNSQLGFSIKVQDPRYNRLYFTYASEPDERFFGFGEQFSKLDLKGSRLPIFVQEQGIGRGLQPLTFGANTVAGAGGTWDSTYISVPHYITSKMRSMMLENSEYMVFDLRKKDRVHVQLFSGEMHGQILYGDTPTQLIKAYTHFIGHMRELPAWLTKGAVIGMQGGTQKVREVWGKLKAMGTPISAFWLQDWVGQRNTSFGKQLWWNWELDQQHYPDFKSLTVDLKASGIRTMGYLNPFLVDTSRKPGVQRNLYQEALEKGYFVRNDEGEPYLLQQTDFKAGLIDFTNQDANRWLMDVVQKNLIDQGFSGWMADFGEGLPYDARMYSGSSGKVNHNLYPVMWAVFNRNLIDQQKNPEEYVFFTRSGFTGSPYFSSLFWTGDQLVSWDDKDGIKTAVMGLLSSGFSGFSFNHPDIGGYTTIKNPLQSYTRSKELLLRWMELSAFTTVFRTHEGNRPEDNVQFYSDDETLKQFDRMAKVYRAWGFYRSQLILEASRTGLPVVRHMFLQFPQDPKVLDITYQQYMVGRDLLFAPVLNPGQQEVDVYLPAGTWTEVWTGEVFQSAEGQKVTVKAPPGYPAVFYPAGSRVGEKFRANLSKLNLMPLEAFQDPCLSSTPVCLP; from the coding sequence ATGAAGAGAAGCCAGCGCACCATTCTGCTCACTGTCGGTGCACTTCTGGTCGGTGCAGGGGCGTATTATGCCATGAACACTGCACTGGACCTCTATGCACAGCGGCAGATTCAGGGCGACCTCTTCAACACCCTTGAGAAACAACGGATTTCCCTCGGGCAATTTCTGGTGCAGTGGGATGGCAGCAGCCTGAAAGTCACCCACGCTCTGGCCCCCGAGCGCACCCTGTTCTCCACCCTGCCCCATCAGGGCTTCATTGCTGCAGCCATCGGAGAGGAAACCGTCACCCATTCCAGAGGGTCTTTTTCCATCACCGACCAGCGGTTCAACACCTGCCGGGACCAGACCCTCAAGCAGGTGGTGCACAATGGCGGTTATGCCCTGTTTCAGGGGAAACTGCGCTGTGCTGGAGGCGGGCAGGTCCCCTACGAACTGGCCTTTGCATTAAAAAGCAACAGCCAGTTGGGATTCAGCATCAAAGTGCAGGACCCGAGGTACAACCGCCTGTATTTCACTTACGCATCAGAGCCAGACGAGCGGTTTTTTGGTTTCGGCGAGCAGTTCTCCAAACTGGACCTGAAAGGCTCAAGGCTGCCCATTTTTGTGCAGGAACAGGGCATCGGGCGCGGATTGCAGCCCCTCACTTTTGGGGCCAACACCGTGGCGGGTGCAGGTGGAACTTGGGATTCCACCTACATCAGCGTTCCGCACTACATCACCAGCAAAATGCGTTCCATGATGCTGGAAAACAGTGAATACATGGTGTTTGATCTGCGCAAAAAAGATCGGGTGCATGTGCAGCTTTTCTCTGGCGAGATGCACGGACAGATCCTGTATGGAGACACCCCCACCCAGTTGATCAAGGCCTACACGCATTTCATCGGTCACATGCGAGAGTTGCCTGCATGGCTCACCAAAGGGGCTGTGATCGGCATGCAGGGAGGCACCCAGAAAGTCCGTGAAGTCTGGGGCAAACTGAAAGCCATGGGCACCCCCATTTCTGCCTTCTGGTTGCAAGACTGGGTGGGCCAACGCAACACCAGTTTTGGCAAGCAACTCTGGTGGAACTGGGAGTTGGACCAGCAGCATTACCCGGACTTCAAATCCCTGACAGTGGACCTGAAAGCCTCTGGCATCCGCACCATGGGTTATTTGAACCCATTTCTGGTGGACACTTCCAGAAAACCGGGCGTGCAGCGCAACCTTTATCAGGAAGCCCTCGAAAAAGGTTATTTTGTGCGCAACGATGAAGGCGAGCCTTATTTGCTCCAACAAACCGACTTCAAAGCAGGTCTGATCGATTTCACCAATCAGGATGCCAACCGCTGGCTCATGGATGTGGTCCAGAAAAACCTGATCGATCAGGGCTTCTCAGGCTGGATGGCCGACTTTGGCGAAGGGTTGCCTTACGATGCCCGCATGTACTCGGGGTCCTCGGGCAAAGTGAACCACAACCTGTACCCCGTGATGTGGGCGGTGTTCAACCGTAACCTGATTGACCAGCAGAAAAACCCAGAGGAATATGTGTTTTTCACCCGCTCGGGCTTCACAGGCAGCCCTTACTTTTCTTCCCTGTTCTGGACCGGAGACCAACTGGTCAGTTGGGACGACAAAGACGGCATCAAAACCGCAGTGATGGGCCTCCTGAGCAGTGGATTCTCGGGTTTCAGTTTCAACCATCCAGACATCGGTGGATACACCACCATCAAAAATCCCCTCCAGAGCTACACCCGCAGCAAAGAACTGCTGTTGCGCTGGATGGAACTTTCGGCCTTCACCACGGTCTTTCGCACCCACGAGGGCAACCGTCCAGAGGACAACGTGCAGTTTTATTCTGATGATGAAACCCTCAAACAGTTTGACCGCATGGCCAAGGTGTACCGTGCATGGGGTTTTTACCGCAGCCAGTTGATTCTGGAAGCTTCCAGAACCGGGCTTCCAGTGGTGCGCCACATGTTTTTGCAGTTCCCTCAGGACCCCAAAGTGCTGGACATCACTTACCAGCAGTACATGGTGGGTCGGGATTTGCTGTTTGCTCCGGTCCTCAACCCCGGCCAGCAAGAAGTGGATGTGTACCTCCCTGCTGGAACCTGGACTGAAGTGTGGACCGGAGAGGTGTTCCAGTCTGCAGAAGGCCAGAAAGTGACCGTCAAAGCCCCACCCGGTTACCCTGCAGTGTTTTACCCTGCAGGTTCACGGGTGGGTGAAAAATTCCGGGCCAACCTGAGCAAGTTGAACCTGATGCCTCTGGAAGCCTTTCAGGACCCCTGTTTGTCGTCTACTCCGGTTTGCCTTCCCTGA
- a CDS encoding FAD-dependent oxidoreductase yields the protein MPKLRVNGHKIHSRAGISVLAALQNQGLWTVRTSVSGKPRGPLCGMGVCYECRCLVDGRVQKSCQVTVQEGMEVETAEGKDSLSSQTLLEEVAEGREQKAEGKKELTLSPHEKNRSSSQAKQFPQGLGLQPSAFCSIPSAFSLLPSTNSLLIIGAGPAGIAAARAASRACQVTLLDDNPRIGGQIWREKEGLKLPENVQVLSGAPITGVLDDKTLLVAGQKLHFERLILATGARELLLPFPGWTLPGVVGAGGLQAMIKSGLDVAGKRIVIAGSGPLLLAVAALAVQKGAQVVRILEQAPPKQLAPFLKSLTASKLLQAAGLGRIAATRYTSNAYVKAALGTEKLEKVQYQSGERTLELECDLLAVGYGLVPNLELAVQLGCRLDQGFVQVDDTGKTSVAHIHAAGEITGIGGLDKALLEGEVAGLAATGQPIFSLVPRLQASHRFVRTLKTAFALRPELQQLADSDTIICRCEDVRLAEVQGHTDWRSAKLHTRLGMGACQGRTCGPICQHLLGFDAPQIRPPLFATPLEDLLLEEQP from the coding sequence ATGCCTAAGCTGCGTGTGAATGGTCATAAAATCCATTCCAGAGCTGGCATTTCTGTGCTGGCGGCACTGCAAAATCAGGGGCTCTGGACCGTCAGAACCAGTGTCTCTGGAAAACCCAGAGGCCCCTTGTGTGGCATGGGCGTCTGTTATGAGTGCAGGTGTCTGGTGGATGGGAGGGTGCAGAAAAGCTGTCAGGTGACAGTGCAGGAAGGGATGGAGGTGGAGACAGCAGAAGGCAAAGATTCGCTGAGCAGCCAAACATTGCTTGAGGAAGTTGCAGAAGGCCGAGAGCAGAAGGCAGAAGGCAAAAAAGAGCTTACGCTTTCGCCACATGAAAAAAACCGGTCCTCTTCTCAAGCAAAGCAATTCCCGCAAGGCCTTGGCCTTCAGCCTTCTGCCTTCTGCTCTATCCCTTCTGCCTTCAGCCTTCTGCCCTCGACAAATTCCCTCCTCATCATTGGCGCAGGACCCGCTGGCATTGCTGCCGCAAGAGCCGCCTCCAGAGCCTGTCAGGTGACCTTGCTGGACGACAATCCTCGAATTGGAGGTCAGATCTGGCGCGAGAAGGAAGGCTTAAAGCTTCCAGAGAACGTTCAGGTCCTCTCTGGTGCTCCAATCACAGGTGTATTGGATGACAAAACCCTGCTGGTGGCAGGACAAAAGCTGCATTTTGAGAGATTGATTCTGGCGACTGGAGCCAGAGAACTGCTTCTCCCCTTTCCGGGCTGGACTTTGCCGGGAGTGGTCGGGGCAGGGGGCTTGCAGGCCATGATCAAAAGCGGTCTGGATGTGGCAGGAAAACGCATTGTGATTGCAGGCTCGGGGCCATTGCTGCTGGCGGTTGCGGCTCTGGCCGTTCAGAAAGGAGCACAGGTGGTTCGGATTCTGGAGCAGGCACCTCCAAAACAGCTTGCCCCTTTCCTGAAGTCCCTGACCGCTTCCAAACTGCTTCAGGCAGCCGGGCTGGGCCGAATTGCTGCCACAAGGTACACCTCCAATGCTTACGTGAAAGCCGCTCTGGGCACTGAAAAACTGGAGAAGGTGCAATACCAGAGTGGTGAACGCACCCTTGAACTGGAGTGTGACCTGCTGGCTGTGGGATATGGCCTGGTTCCCAATCTTGAACTGGCTGTGCAGCTCGGGTGCCGTCTGGATCAAGGTTTCGTGCAGGTGGATGACACCGGAAAAACCTCTGTTGCCCACATCCACGCAGCAGGAGAAATCACTGGGATTGGGGGTCTGGACAAAGCCCTTCTGGAAGGTGAGGTGGCAGGTCTGGCTGCAACTGGACAGCCCATCTTTTCACTGGTCCCGAGGCTGCAAGCTTCACACCGTTTTGTTCGCACCCTGAAAACTGCTTTTGCCCTCAGGCCAGAGCTTCAACAACTGGCCGATTCAGACACCATCATTTGCCGCTGCGAGGATGTAAGACTTGCTGAAGTGCAGGGACACACCGACTGGCGCAGTGCCAAACTTCACACCCGTCTGGGGATGGGGGCCTGTCAGGGTCGCACCTGTGGACCCATCTGCCAACACTTGCTGGGCTTCGATGCCCCGCAAATCCGCCCACCCCTTTTCGCCACCCCACTTGAAGATTTGCTTCTGGAGGAACAACCATGA